The following are encoded together in the Microtus ochrogaster isolate Prairie Vole_2 unplaced genomic scaffold, MicOch1.0 UNK21, whole genome shotgun sequence genome:
- the LOC101988106 gene encoding olfactory receptor 4L1-like produces the protein MDYENGSSVTEFILVGFSGDWQLQIFFFVTFSLIYGATVVGNILIIATVAANSTLRSPMYFLLGNLSLLDMGFSTVTTPKMIRDLLAEHKSISLWGCMAQMFFMHLFGGAEMTLLIVMAFDRYVAICKPLHYRTIMSHRLLQSSALLSWTIGFIHTMSQMVLIVNLPFCGHNTVNNIFCDLPLVIKLACIETKTLELFVIADSGLLSFICFILLLLSYIVILVTVKHKSPGSLSKALSTLSAHIMVVTLFFGPCIFIYAWPFGSFASSKTLALLYTAITPLLNPIIYTLRNQEMKKAMRKLWVKQVNFVENL, from the coding sequence atgGATTATGAAAATGGATCATCTGTGACAGAATTTATTTTAGTGGGATTTTCTGGAGATTGGCAacttcagattttcttctttgtgacattttctttgatcTATGGTGCAACTGTGGTGGGCAACATTCTCATTATAGCCACAGTGGCAGCTAATTCTACCCTTCGTTCTCCCATGTACTTTCTTCTTGGAAACCTTTCCTTACTGGACATGGGCTTTTCCACAGTTACAACACCCAAGATGATCAGAGACTTGCTTGCAGAACACAAGAGCATCTCTCTATGGGGATGCATGGCCCAGATGTTCTTCATGCACCTCTTTGGGGGTGCTGAAATGACACTTTTGATAGTCATGGCCTTTGATAGATACGTGGCCATATGCAAACCCCTGCACTACAGGACAATTATGAGTCACAGGTTGCTGCAATCATCTGCATTACTTTCCTGGACAATTGGTTTCATACACACCATGAGTCAGATGGTACTGATAGTGAATTTGCCTTTCTGTGGCCACAATACTGTAAATAACATATTTTGTGATCTCCCCCTGGTAATTAAGCTTGCTTGTATTGAAACAAAGACTCTGGAGTTATTTGTCATTGCTGACAGTGGGCTGCTGTCTTTTATCTGTTTCATCCTCTTGCTCCTTTCTTACATTGTCATTCTGGTCACTGTAAAGCATAAATCACCTGGCAGCCTTTCCAAGGCTCTGTCCACATTGTCTGCCCACATAATGGTGGTCACTCTGTTCTTTGGACCCTGTATTTTCATTTATGCCTGGCCATTTGGCAGTTTCGCAAGCAGTAAAACGCTTGCTCTGTTATATACTGCTATTACTCCCTTACTGAATCCTATTATTTACACACTGAGAAATCAGGAAATGAAGAAAGCTATGAGAAAATTATGGGTCAAACAAGTTAACTTTGTGGAGAACTTATAG